The genomic region CAAACCGGGCAAATACATAGACAAAAAAAGCACCCCAATTGTCCCCGCAAAAACTAAACGAATGATTGGATTAGGTATCCGCATCCGACTCCACATCGACTCATGGAGCGAACGATTGGCAAGGATCAAGAACAAATTCGAAAATACTAATGTAACAAAAGTCGCCGTGCTCACAACCTGAGGGCCTGAGTTTCCTTTCAAAAACAACTCTGTGATCCAATACGATGACACAACGGATAACAAAGAAATGGCTCCTTGGATCAAAGAATTGATAAATAATTCTCGATCCAAAAGCGGTTCTGAAGTTTCGCGCGGTTTTCTTTTCATCAGATCAGATTCTTGCGATTCTCTTTCAAATACAATTGTACAAGTGGGATCAATAACCATTTCCATAAATACAATATGAATGGCCGATAAAACAACAATGGGCCAATCAAAAATAATGGGCAAAAAAGTAATACCGACAATTGGAATATGAACTCCAATCAAGTATCCTAATGCTTTTTTTAAGTTATCAAAAATTTGTCTTCCAATCCTTACTGACTCCAAAATAGAAGAAAAAGAATCATCTAACAAAACAATGTCGGCAGCTTCACGTGCCACATCAGTTCCTCTTTCCCCCATTGCAACACCAATATTGGCAGTACGCAAAGCAGGAGCATCATTCACACCATCCCCTGTCATGGCAACAATCTGCCCATCCGCTTTTAGCATACGAACGATTCGCCATTTGTCTTCTGGGCTTACCCTGGAAAATATATTACAAGTTCGGATGACAGATTGCAGTTCCGCTTTATTCAAACTTGCCAATGTCTTTCCTGTATAAACCAAATGCGAATCTTTTAATCCAATTTGGTCTGCAATATTTTTGGCTGTTTCTGGATAATCCCCAGTAATCATAATCACACGTATTCCGGAATCGTATGCTGTTTTAACTGCCAAAGGAACAATCTCACGAATGGGATCTAAAAATGCTAGGAGCCCATAAAATAAATATTCAACATGTTTTCTATCTTCCGGAACATCCAAAGCTGGCGTTTTTGATTTGGCAACACCAAGAACTCGATATCCGTCTTTTGCCAATTCATTGGTTTTTGTTATCCAAAAATTTGATTCTATAGAATCAAATTGACATAAATCAAAAATTGCCTCAGGTGAACCCTTAGCATAACTATGGTAGACATTTTTTTCTTTTATTACACGAACCATTGTTAAATGGTCAGGCGTTAAAGGAAAATCCTTTACAGACAATAGTGCCGAATCTTCTACTTCATGAAAAGAAACCAAACAATCGGAAATTGCAATATCCATCGGATCAAAACTCGGATGTTTAGATGCACAATAAGCAATTTGTAATAGTTTATTTACATCTTCAGAAAGATTTGATTCTGGATGCAAAGTGACAGTTTCGGATTTCGTAACAACAATCCCAACTTTCATTTTATTTTGTGTAATCGTGCCTGTTTTATCGGAACAAAGAACTGTAGCTGCACCTAACGTTTCGATAATAGAAGATCGCCTAACCAATACATTTTTCGTACTCAAACGGAAAGCACCTAAGGCAAAAAATATGGTTAAAACCAATGGTAATTCCTCGGGCATCAAACCGATTGCCAACGTCAAACCAGAAAGAAGACCATGCAACCATTGGCTCTTTACAATTCCGAAATAAAGAGCAAGAATGACACATAAAGAAGCCGCTACAATGAATAAATTACGCACAAGACGTGCAACCTCTATTTCGAGTAATGTTCGGCCAACGGTTTCATCCGCAATTTTACGTCCAATTTTTCCAATTTCTGTGTGATTCCCAACAGCATTCACTCGACAAACGCCCTCTCCACTAACAACTAACGAACCACAAAAAACAGATTGGGACTGCGATTTGGAAACAGGGACTGACTCTCCGGTTAACAAAGACTCATCACAAGAAAACATCCGATCGGAGATTAACTCGCAATCGGCAGGAACCCTATCCCCTTCGTTCAAAATCAATAAATCATCATAAACGACATCTTTTCCTTCAATACGAATGATTTGTTTGTCTCGAATGACATTGGTTCTTGGACTTGCAAGAGAACGTAAAGCAGAGATAGCAGTTTCTGTTTTTTTCTCTTGATAAAAAGTGATCGTGATGATACCGACAACAGAAAGTAACAACAAAAGTGCCTCACCCCGATCACCCAAAAGCAAATAAACGATGCTGATGGAAATGAGAAGCAGAATCATTGGTTCTGTAACGACCCCAATGAACATCTGAAAAATCCCTTTCTTCTTTGAAGAGCTGATTTCATTGGCACCATATTTGGTGCGGTTTTTTTTAACCTGTTCCTGGGTTAAACCCATAAGGATGTATTCTGAAATTTGTTTTGGAATCGAAGGCATATTCTTAATTGATTTGCTCTTGTTTTTTATAAAAAATCTGTTTAACATTCTAGAATGTGCGATACCTCTCTTGCCACTGAAAAATTTACCAAAACTCAAAAAAGAATCTTTGCGAAAAACTCGGATCGCGAACCAAACGAAGCACAATCAATACTCCACGTTCCTCGTTTAGAACATAAAAAAGGTTCAAAATTACGTACAACGTACATTGAAATTCCACAAACTCCCGTTACTTACGAAGTTTTTTTGAGCAAACCATTTCACATGTGGGGTGCAGAGATGGGTGTGAATGAATTCGGGCTTTGTATCGGCAATGAAGCAGTCTTCACCAATCTAAAAATACCCAAAAAAAATAATGGGTTAACAGGAATGGATTTGATTCGTTTGGC from Leptospira meyeri harbors:
- a CDS encoding cation-translocating P-type ATPase — encoded protein: MPSIPKQISEYILMGLTQEQVKKNRTKYGANEISSSKKKGIFQMFIGVVTEPMILLLISISIVYLLLGDRGEALLLLLSVVGIITITFYQEKKTETAISALRSLASPRTNVIRDKQIIRIEGKDVVYDDLLILNEGDRVPADCELISDRMFSCDESLLTGESVPVSKSQSQSVFCGSLVVSGEGVCRVNAVGNHTEIGKIGRKIADETVGRTLLEIEVARLVRNLFIVAASLCVILALYFGIVKSQWLHGLLSGLTLAIGLMPEELPLVLTIFFALGAFRLSTKNVLVRRSSIIETLGAATVLCSDKTGTITQNKMKVGIVVTKSETVTLHPESNLSEDVNKLLQIAYCASKHPSFDPMDIAISDCLVSFHEVEDSALLSVKDFPLTPDHLTMVRVIKEKNVYHSYAKGSPEAIFDLCQFDSIESNFWITKTNELAKDGYRVLGVAKSKTPALDVPEDRKHVEYLFYGLLAFLDPIREIVPLAVKTAYDSGIRVIMITGDYPETAKNIADQIGLKDSHLVYTGKTLASLNKAELQSVIRTCNIFSRVSPEDKWRIVRMLKADGQIVAMTGDGVNDAPALRTANIGVAMGERGTDVAREAADIVLLDDSFSSILESVRIGRQIFDNLKKALGYLIGVHIPIVGITFLPIIFDWPIVVLSAIHIVFMEMVIDPTCTIVFERESQESDLMKRKPRETSEPLLDRELFINSLIQGAISLLSVVSSYWITELFLKGNSGPQVVSTATFVTLVFSNLFLILANRSLHESMWSRMRIPNPIIRLVFAGTIGVLFLSMYLPGLNDMFHFVPLNFVQFSSAILVAFIGVLFYDMTKVLVSKLLRG